A region from the Acinonyx jubatus isolate Ajub_Pintada_27869175 chromosome C2, VMU_Ajub_asm_v1.0, whole genome shotgun sequence genome encodes:
- the LOC106980321 gene encoding protein transport protein Sec61 subunit gamma-like yields MDQVMQFVEPSRQFVKASIRLVKRCTKPDRKEFQKIAMATAIGFAIMGFIGFFVKLIHIPIDNIIAGG; encoded by the coding sequence ATGGATCAGGTAATGCAGTTCGTTGAGCCGAGTCGGCAGTTTGTGAAGGCCTCAATTCGGCTGGTCAAAAGGTGCACTAAACCTGATAGGAAAGAATTCCAGAAGATTGCCATGGCAACAGCAATAGGATTTGCTATAATGGGATTCATTGGCTTTTTTGTGAAATTGATCCATATCCCTATTGATAACATCATTGCTGGTGGCTAA